The following proteins are co-located in the Nocardia bhagyanarayanae genome:
- a CDS encoding CaiB/BaiF CoA transferase family protein yields MTTPSTATKQGPLAGIKVVELAGIGPGPHAALLLADLGADVVRVQRPNMLPGFMERPQWRGRTIVEANLKDPADIERVLGLIEKADVLIEGFRPGVTERMGLGPDEALARNPRLVYGRMTGWGQDGPLADRAGHDINYISLTGVLNAIGRKGERPVPPLNMVGDFGGGSMFLVFGILAALVERQNSGKGQVIDAAMIDGALALSHMIWGMRGVGLWSDERGTNLLDTGMAFYDTYETSDGKYMAVGAIEPQFYAELLKGLEIDPEGLPMQIDPNGQDQLKKLFAEKFKTKTRDEWAAIFEGTDACTTPVLTLTEATENAHIAARNGLVDIDGVVQHAPAPRFSRTPAAIPTPPPTEATPIESVWAD; encoded by the coding sequence GTGACCACACCATCCACCGCCACCAAGCAGGGCCCGCTCGCGGGCATCAAAGTTGTCGAGCTGGCCGGTATCGGCCCCGGTCCGCACGCCGCGCTGTTGCTGGCCGACCTCGGCGCCGACGTGGTGCGGGTGCAGCGGCCGAACATGCTGCCCGGGTTCATGGAGCGTCCGCAGTGGCGCGGGCGGACCATCGTCGAGGCGAACCTCAAGGATCCGGCCGACATCGAGAGGGTTCTCGGGTTGATCGAGAAGGCCGACGTGCTGATCGAAGGCTTCCGCCCCGGCGTCACCGAGCGCATGGGTCTCGGCCCCGACGAGGCGCTGGCGCGCAATCCGCGGCTGGTCTACGGCCGGATGACCGGCTGGGGTCAGGACGGCCCGCTGGCCGACCGCGCGGGCCACGACATCAACTACATCTCGCTGACCGGCGTGCTGAACGCGATCGGCCGCAAGGGCGAACGCCCGGTACCGCCGCTGAACATGGTCGGCGACTTCGGCGGCGGCTCGATGTTCCTCGTGTTCGGCATCCTCGCCGCGCTGGTGGAACGGCAGAACTCGGGCAAGGGCCAGGTGATCGACGCCGCGATGATCGATGGCGCGCTTGCCCTTTCGCACATGATCTGGGGTATGCGCGGCGTCGGCCTGTGGTCCGACGAGCGCGGCACCAACCTGCTCGACACCGGCATGGCCTTCTACGACACCTACGAGACCTCCGACGGCAAGTACATGGCCGTCGGCGCGATCGAGCCGCAGTTCTACGCCGAGCTGCTGAAGGGCCTGGAGATCGATCCCGAAGGCCTGCCGATGCAGATCGATCCGAACGGTCAGGACCAGCTGAAGAAGCTGTTCGCGGAGAAGTTCAAGACCAAGACCCGCGACGAGTGGGCGGCGATCTTCGAGGGCACCGACGCGTGCACCACCCCGGTGCTCACGCTCACCGAGGCCACCGAGAACGCGCACATCGCCGCGCGCAACGGTCTCGTCGACATCGACGGCGTGGTGCAGCACGCGCCCGCCCCGCGTTTCTCGCGCACCCCGGCGGCCATCCCGACTCCGCCGCCGACCGAGGCGACGCCGATCGAATCCGTTTGGGCGGACTGA
- a CDS encoding methylated-DNA--[protein]-cysteine S-methyltransferase, translating into MSVSARQAAAALFDTTIGVCAIAWSGDAVFRFQLPEADQAATRARITRWRAGSEVPEGEPTAVIAEAIAGIRAHLAGELDDLRWIPLDTSAIPEFHRAVYAVTRAIDPGHTLSYGQVANRVGAPGGAQAVGQALGRNPIPLVIPCHRVLAADNALHGFSAPGGISTKERLLEIERTPGFGEPTLF; encoded by the coding sequence ATGAGTGTGTCCGCTCGCCAGGCCGCCGCGGCGCTGTTCGACACCACGATCGGCGTCTGCGCGATCGCGTGGAGCGGCGACGCCGTGTTCCGCTTCCAACTGCCCGAGGCGGACCAGGCGGCGACCCGCGCCCGCATCACCCGGTGGCGTGCGGGCAGCGAGGTGCCGGAAGGCGAGCCGACCGCCGTGATCGCCGAGGCCATCGCGGGCATTCGCGCGCACCTCGCGGGGGAACTGGACGATCTGCGCTGGATTCCACTGGACACCAGCGCGATCCCGGAGTTCCACCGCGCGGTCTACGCGGTGACCCGCGCCATCGACCCCGGCCACACCCTCAGCTACGGCCAGGTCGCGAACCGCGTCGGCGCGCCCGGCGGCGCACAGGCGGTCGGACAAGCACTGGGGCGCAACCCGATTCCCCTCGTCATTCCGTGCCACCGGGTGCTCGCCGCGGACAACGCGCTGCACGGGTTCTCCGCACCGGGCGGCATCTCCACCAAGGAGCGCCTGCTGGAGATCGAGCGCACGCCGGGGTTCGGGGAGCCGACGTTGTTCTGA
- a CDS encoding PLP-dependent aminotransferase family protein, protein MATRVIGAASLARDLGNWRSAGDDDPARRAARPAYLALAEGIRLLIHDGRAPLGVALPSERDLAATLGVSRTTITSTYALLREHGYLISRQGSRSTVALPPAVPHDGTKPARSILALMAQPELTTIDMTYAAMAAPPEMQDAYSAALQGIPAYLGTHGMDPVGVLALREAVARRYTERGLPTEPDQILITLGAQHGLRLLLNVLTAPAARVLIDHPTYPNAIEAIRDVGARPVPVPLLPESPHSGWDLDGIRSAARQTAATLAYLVPDFNNPTGMLLDADGRAELAAIARETRMTVVVDESMVDLGLDVDTLPPPVAAFAKNSEIVTIGSASKSFWGGLRVGWVRTNQTLITKLLGIRSTVDLGTPVMDQLATVHLLENADTILDRRRDQLRCQRAALLAALAEELPDWRVSAGVGGMSVWAQLPAPVSTALAATAPNHGVLLAAGPRFGVQGAFERFLRLPFTHQEAELRLAVKAVASAYEGLTPRAADPLNPLTCY, encoded by the coding sequence ATGGCGACACGAGTGATCGGCGCGGCCAGCCTGGCGCGCGACTTGGGCAACTGGCGCAGCGCCGGTGACGACGATCCGGCGCGGCGTGCGGCCCGCCCGGCGTACCTGGCACTGGCCGAAGGGATCCGGCTGCTCATCCACGACGGGCGCGCGCCGCTCGGCGTCGCATTGCCCAGCGAGCGCGACCTCGCCGCCACCCTCGGCGTCAGCCGGACCACCATCACGTCCACCTACGCGCTGCTGCGCGAACACGGCTACCTGATCAGCCGTCAGGGTTCGCGCAGCACCGTGGCCCTGCCACCGGCCGTGCCGCACGACGGCACCAAACCGGCGCGCAGCATCCTGGCGCTGATGGCGCAGCCCGAGTTGACCACCATCGACATGACCTACGCCGCGATGGCCGCGCCGCCCGAGATGCAGGACGCGTATTCCGCAGCGCTGCAAGGAATTCCGGCCTATCTCGGCACCCACGGCATGGATCCGGTCGGCGTGCTCGCGCTACGCGAGGCGGTGGCCCGCCGGTACACCGAGCGCGGACTGCCCACCGAGCCCGATCAGATCCTCATCACCCTCGGCGCCCAGCACGGTCTGCGCCTGCTGCTCAACGTGCTCACGGCGCCGGCCGCGCGGGTGCTGATCGATCACCCGACCTACCCGAACGCCATCGAGGCCATCCGCGATGTCGGCGCGCGTCCCGTCCCGGTGCCGCTGCTGCCGGAGAGCCCGCACTCGGGCTGGGATCTGGACGGAATCCGCAGCGCCGCAAGGCAAACCGCCGCCACCTTGGCCTACCTGGTGCCGGACTTCAACAACCCGACCGGCATGCTGCTCGACGCCGACGGGCGCGCGGAGCTGGCCGCCATCGCCCGCGAGACCCGCATGACGGTCGTCGTCGACGAGTCGATGGTAGACCTGGGCCTGGATGTGGACACCCTGCCGCCCCCGGTCGCCGCGTTCGCCAAGAATTCCGAGATCGTCACCATCGGTTCGGCTTCCAAGTCGTTCTGGGGTGGTCTGCGCGTCGGCTGGGTTCGCACCAACCAGACGCTGATCACCAAGCTGCTCGGCATCCGCTCCACCGTCGACCTCGGCACCCCGGTGATGGACCAGCTCGCCACGGTGCACCTGCTGGAGAACGCCGACACCATTCTCGACCGTCGCCGCGACCAATTGCGTTGCCAGCGCGCGGCTTTGCTCGCCGCACTGGCCGAGGAGCTGCCGGACTGGCGGGTGAGCGCGGGCGTCGGCGGGATGTCGGTCTGGGCGCAGCTGCCCGCTCCGGTCTCCACCGCGCTCGCCGCCACCGCGCCCAACCACGGCGTATTGCTCGCCGCCGGACCGCGTTTCGGTGTCCAGGGTGCTTTCGAGCGGTTCCTGCGGCTGCCGTTCACCCACCAGGAGGCCGAACTGCGGTTGGCGGTGAAGGCGGTCGCCTCAGCCTACGAAGGGCTCACCCCGCGCGCGGCCGACCCGCTGAATCCCCTTACCTGCTACTGA
- a CDS encoding alpha/beta fold hydrolase produces the protein METVTSADGTTIAFDRIGDGTAGTVILIGGAFGYRTFPKMVQLSEALAEKYGLTVVDYDRRGRGDSGDSPGVYDVTNEIEDIAALVQAAGGSAALFGWSSGAVLALLAAGSGRVPGVTKVVAFEPPFVVDRSGHVPPADLDVRLHELIAADKRDKTVRFYMSKAMGVPWTMVTAMRVTPFWKNLKATANSTAHDWAVMHPYMRGEKLRAADWSGVTVPTLVISGADSAAMLKNGAKAIAAVLPDAEHRELAKLSHDPKIDILAPAAGEFLTRTQH, from the coding sequence ATGGAGACGGTCACTTCGGCGGACGGGACGACGATCGCGTTCGATCGCATCGGCGACGGCACGGCCGGGACGGTGATCCTGATCGGCGGCGCGTTCGGGTACCGGACGTTCCCGAAGATGGTGCAACTGTCGGAGGCGTTGGCCGAGAAGTACGGCTTGACCGTCGTCGACTACGACCGTCGGGGTCGCGGCGACAGCGGGGACTCGCCGGGCGTCTACGACGTGACCAACGAGATCGAGGACATCGCGGCGCTGGTCCAGGCGGCGGGCGGGTCGGCGGCGCTGTTCGGGTGGTCTTCGGGCGCGGTACTGGCGCTGCTCGCCGCGGGTTCGGGTCGAGTGCCCGGCGTGACGAAGGTCGTGGCGTTCGAGCCGCCGTTCGTGGTCGATCGGTCCGGGCACGTTCCGCCCGCGGACTTGGACGTCCGGCTGCACGAGCTGATCGCCGCCGACAAACGCGACAAGACGGTGCGGTTCTACATGTCCAAGGCCATGGGCGTGCCGTGGACGATGGTGACGGCCATGCGCGTCACGCCGTTCTGGAAGAACCTGAAGGCGACGGCGAACTCCACCGCGCACGACTGGGCGGTGATGCACCCGTACATGCGCGGTGAGAAGCTGCGCGCGGCCGACTGGTCTGGCGTGACGGTGCCGACATTGGTCATCTCGGGCGCCGACAGTGCCGCGATGCTGAAGAACGGCGCCAAGGCGATCGCGGCGGTGCTGCCCGATGCCGAGCACCGGGAGCTGGCGAAACTCAGCCACGATCCGAAGATCGACATCCTCGCCCCGGCGGCGGGTGAATTCCTCACCAGGACGCAGCACTGA
- a CDS encoding DUF998 domain-containing protein produces MKTEKLLAAGILATPMFFVVALAQAFTKDGFDLREHMISQLALGPLGWIQIANFLVTGALFALVAVGLRRGLTTGIGRTWISRLVGVFAAGMIGAGVFVCDPYQGYPAGAAEAMTWHGTLHGVSAAVAGLALVAVLVIMARRFRAEQRTGAAVLSIVIAVVYVVLPASIPALTSITFPIASLLAWGWVAVFAAESRSELVVRPAVSAGQLQPA; encoded by the coding sequence ATGAAGACCGAAAAGCTCTTGGCCGCAGGCATTCTCGCCACTCCGATGTTCTTCGTCGTGGCGCTGGCCCAAGCGTTCACCAAGGACGGATTCGACCTGCGCGAGCACATGATCAGCCAACTGGCGCTCGGCCCGCTCGGCTGGATCCAGATCGCCAACTTCCTGGTGACCGGCGCGCTGTTCGCGCTCGTCGCGGTGGGGCTGCGTCGCGGTCTCACCACCGGAATCGGACGAACCTGGATCTCGCGGCTGGTCGGGGTGTTCGCCGCCGGGATGATCGGGGCGGGCGTCTTCGTCTGTGACCCGTATCAGGGTTACCCGGCGGGCGCCGCCGAGGCGATGACCTGGCACGGCACGCTGCACGGCGTGTCCGCTGCTGTCGCCGGGCTGGCGCTGGTCGCCGTCCTCGTGATCATGGCGCGGCGGTTCCGCGCCGAGCAGCGCACCGGCGCGGCTGTGCTCAGCATCGTGATCGCCGTGGTGTACGTGGTGCTTCCGGCCTCGATTCCGGCGCTGACCAGCATCACCTTCCCGATCGCCTCGTTGCTGGCGTGGGGTTGGGTCGCGGTGTTCGCGGCGGAGTCGCGTAGTGAGCTGGTCGTGCGGCCCGCAGTTTCGGCCGGGCAGTTGCAGCCTGCCTGA